A window of Candidatus Ancaeobacter aquaticus contains these coding sequences:
- a CDS encoding AAA family ATPase, which yields MENIKRILKLKLPEKQSAFLWGPRKTGKTTYLKNHFPHSLIYDFLKTDFFFEISKNPALLRERILAKDKEILQYPIILDEVQKVPKILDEIHWLIENRNLRFILCGSNTRKLKRGHVNLLGGRAWRFEMFPLVSAEIKKIDLLRALNHGMIPIHYLQNDYKRSLKAYVQDYLKEEIFAEGLTRNLPAFTRFLDAFGYSHGELTNYSNIARDCGVDSKTVKEYYQILVDTLLAVRIEPFKRKQSRQIITKSSKYYIFDVGIAGFLTKRHLVEEKGAEFGKALEHFILMEIAAYRSYSALDFEINFWRTKSGIEVDFILNEGEIAIEIKGSSRIDKKDLTGLSAFMDTYSPKRCIIVCNEKEKRLHGKIEIIPWKQFLDGLWNNTIL from the coding sequence ATGGAAAACATTAAAAGAATACTAAAATTAAAACTTCCAGAAAAGCAATCTGCTTTTTTATGGGGACCCAGAAAAACAGGTAAAACCACGTATCTAAAAAATCATTTTCCGCACAGTTTAATATACGACTTTTTGAAAACAGACTTTTTTTTTGAAATTTCAAAAAATCCAGCACTATTACGTGAACGTATACTCGCAAAAGACAAAGAAATCCTCCAGTATCCAATAATATTAGATGAAGTACAAAAAGTTCCTAAAATACTTGATGAAATACACTGGTTGATTGAAAATAGGAATTTAAGATTTATTCTCTGCGGATCAAATACCCGAAAACTGAAAAGAGGACATGTCAACCTGCTGGGAGGAAGGGCATGGCGTTTTGAAATGTTTCCTCTGGTAAGCGCAGAAATTAAAAAGATAGACCTTTTACGAGCATTAAATCACGGAATGATTCCAATACATTATCTGCAAAACGATTACAAAAGATCATTAAAAGCTTATGTTCAAGACTATCTAAAAGAAGAAATCTTTGCGGAGGGGCTAACACGAAATCTTCCCGCTTTCACGAGATTTTTAGATGCCTTTGGATATTCACATGGTGAACTTACAAATTATTCTAATATTGCGCGCGATTGCGGGGTAGATTCAAAAACAGTAAAGGAATACTATCAAATTCTTGTTGACACACTGTTGGCCGTAAGAATTGAACCTTTTAAAAGAAAGCAATCCCGCCAAATTATAACCAAATCTTCAAAATATTACATTTTTGATGTAGGAATAGCCGGATTTCTAACAAAACGACATCTCGTAGAAGAAAAAGGGGCAGAATTCGGAAAAGCGCTTGAACACTTTATACTCATGGAAATTGCTGCTTATCGATCTTACAGTGCATTAGATTTTGAAATAAACTTTTGGAGAACAAAGTCAGGAATTGAGGTAGATTTCATATTAAACGAAGGAGAAATTGCTATAGAAATAAAAGGATCAAGCCGGATTGATAAAAAGGACTTAACCGGACTATCTGCCTTTATGGATACCTATTCTCCAAAAAGATGCATCATTGTCTGCAATGAAAAGGAAAAAAGACTGCATGGAAAAATAGAGATAATTCCGTGGAAACAATTTCTAGATGGACTGTGGAACAATACTATTTTATAA
- a CDS encoding CoA-binding protein, producing MKVAVIGASNKPDRYSYQTVTLLKEKGHEVCNR from the coding sequence ATGAAAGTGGCAGTGATAGGAGCGTCAAATAAACCTGATCGGTATTCCTATCAGACCGTGACGCTTTTAAAAGAAAAAGGGCATGAAGTCTGTAACCGGTGA
- a CDS encoding YdcF family protein → MFFVFSKILWFFVNPFNVIIILLLAGLFFLLIKGQRVGNTFIGIGVLLIFVTGQSLLTPYLAKILENRIEKGKIPEEITGIIVEAGIIHMEASRDGFVELGGNADRIIEGVILARKHPEAKLIIVGGSGTFDQSNGLREADYAKRLAVKFGIDEDRVIAERNSRNTYEGAVEFAKTVPDSRSGRWVLITSAFHMPRSVGCFNKVGVKVIPYPVDFKTKTEKYNKIKASSFWPKIENIRLFNSIAHEWLGLIAYYVAGYTDTLFPKEVNV, encoded by the coding sequence ATGTTTTTTGTGTTTTCTAAAATACTCTGGTTTTTTGTGAATCCTTTCAATGTGATTATAATCCTATTGCTTGCAGGTCTTTTTTTCTTATTAATAAAAGGGCAAAGGGTAGGAAATACTTTTATAGGCATTGGAGTGCTCCTCATTTTTGTAACCGGACAGAGCTTGTTGACACCATACTTAGCGAAGATATTGGAAAACAGAATCGAGAAGGGAAAAATACCGGAAGAAATTACGGGTATCATTGTCGAAGCTGGTATTATTCATATGGAAGCATCACGAGACGGTTTTGTGGAGCTTGGTGGTAATGCGGACAGGATAATTGAGGGTGTTATTCTTGCAAGAAAGCATCCAGAAGCGAAGTTAATCATCGTTGGTGGGTCAGGTACCTTTGATCAAAGTAATGGTCTGCGGGAAGCAGATTATGCTAAGAGGCTGGCGGTTAAATTTGGAATTGATGAAGATAGGGTCATTGCTGAGAGAAATTCACGTAATACCTATGAAGGTGCCGTAGAGTTTGCAAAGACTGTACCTGATAGCAGGTCTGGAAGATGGGTGCTCATTACATCCGCATTTCACATGCCGCGGTCAGTTGGCTGTTTTAATAAGGTCGGGGTAAAAGTAATACCATATCCGGTAGATTTTAAAACCAAAACAGAAAAATATAATAAGATAAAAGCATCATCGTTTTGGCCGAAAATTGAAAATATAAGACTTTTCAATTCCATTGCTCACGAATGGCTTGGACTTATCGCATATTATGTCGCGGGATATACTGATACTTTATTCCCAAAAGAGGTAAATGTATGA
- a CDS encoding type II toxin-antitoxin system HicA family toxin produces the protein MGKLRILSGRDVCQILANHNFIEVRQHGSHIAMQKRTSQGTTTVPVPNHKEIRIGTLQSIIRQSGLPRSEFEI, from the coding sequence TTGGGTAAATTACGCATTCTTTCGGGACGAGATGTCTGTCAAATTCTTGCCAATCATAATTTTATTGAGGTAAGGCAGCATGGAAGTCATATTGCAATGCAAAAACGAACATCTCAGGGAACAACCACTGTACCCGTTCCTAATCATAAAGAAATTCGAATAGGAACATTACAATCAATTATTCGCCAATCAGGCCTTCCAAGAAGTGAATTTGAAATTTAA
- a CDS encoding type II toxin-antitoxin system HicB family antitoxin, translating to MKYQLTAVIEREDNGYVSLCPELDIASQGDTIEKARKNLIEAIQLFLETASGQEIQGRFHEEVYITHLEVAVG from the coding sequence ATGAAATACCAATTAACAGCAGTTATAGAGCGGGAAGATAATGGATATGTTTCTTTATGTCCAGAATTAGATATCGCAAGTCAAGGTGATACAATAGAAAAAGCCCGAAAAAACTTAATTGAAGCGATTCAGTTATTTTTAGAAACAGCTTCGGGGCAAGAGATACAAGGAAGATTTCATGAAGAAGTTTATATAACTCATTTAGAGGTGGCTGTTGGGTAA
- a CDS encoding DUF4325 domain-containing protein, translated as MDIRNLILKTLHEKGEVGSAEIVKITGFSRGYVNRFFQRLRDEGKIVLIGKANNAKYVPATEQAVTKAKKKKLNITSLINNQKPVEEDAVLKDIKKQTGIFLDMPENVSGILSYAFLEMLNNAIEHSISKKIKTTVDRGQDTVSFEVTDTGIGLFNNIIRKKNLNGEMEAIQDLLKGKQTTAPESHSGEGIFFTSKAADIFIIQSSHKKLIFDNLLEDIVVKDIKERIGTKVVFSISLNTKRHLDEIFRQYTDSSFEFSKTKVTVRLYQLGVEYVSRSQARRLVTGLDAFKTIILDFKGIKTVGQAFADEIFRVWQSSHLDIKICVENANENTLFMIKRAQCSKTGVHMKDTEE; from the coding sequence ATGGATATAAGAAACCTTATTTTAAAGACTTTACATGAAAAAGGTGAGGTTGGTTCCGCTGAGATTGTAAAAATAACGGGCTTTTCGAGGGGGTATGTAAACAGATTTTTTCAAAGATTAAGAGATGAAGGAAAGATCGTTTTGATTGGAAAGGCAAACAATGCAAAATATGTTCCGGCAACAGAACAGGCCGTTACTAAAGCGAAAAAAAAGAAACTTAACATAACAAGTCTTATAAATAATCAAAAGCCCGTAGAAGAAGACGCTGTTCTCAAAGACATCAAAAAGCAAACAGGTATTTTCTTAGATATGCCGGAAAATGTATCCGGGATCTTATCCTACGCGTTTCTTGAAATGCTCAACAATGCTATCGAACATTCCATATCTAAAAAGATAAAAACAACAGTTGATCGAGGTCAAGATACTGTGTCTTTTGAAGTAACAGATACAGGTATAGGTCTCTTCAATAATATTATTCGTAAGAAAAACCTGAATGGTGAAATGGAAGCTATACAGGATTTGCTTAAAGGGAAACAAACAACTGCTCCTGAAAGCCATAGCGGAGAAGGCATATTCTTTACTTCAAAAGCCGCTGATATATTCATTATACAAAGTTCTCATAAGAAACTCATATTTGATAACCTGTTAGAGGATATTGTGGTAAAGGATATAAAAGAACGTATTGGGACTAAAGTTGTTTTCTCTATCAGCCTCAACACAAAACGGCACCTTGATGAAATATTCAGGCAATACACGGATTCTAGCTTTGAATTCAGCAAAACAAAGGTAACTGTACGGCTCTACCAACTTGGCGTCGAATACGTTTCTCGTTCTCAGGCAAGGAGATTAGTGACAGGGCTTGACGCTTTTAAAACAATCATTCTCGATTTTAAAGGGATCAAAACTGTTGGGCAAGCTTTTGCTGATGAGATATTTCGAGTATGGCAATCTAGTCATTTGGATATAAAGATTTGCGTAGAAAATGCAAACGAGAACACGCTTTTCATGATTAAAAGGGCACAATGTTCAAAGACAGGTGTGCATATGAAAGATACTGAGGAGTAA
- a CDS encoding nucleotidyl transferase AbiEii/AbiGii toxin family protein, with protein MNEGLKVMLGKYKCQSINDYENALKEIVQEIALLGLWRSKFFEKSAFYGGSALRILYGLNRFSEDLDFSLLKKDEDFSFGNYCAALEEELRSFGFNTTVEKKEKKIESNIDSAFIKAGTLENLLVVDAVSSLREKIHSKKIIKIKLEVDKNPPGNFQTEAKYLFQPIPFSVNTYTLPCLFAGKMHALLCRSWASRVKGRDWYDLVWYLGMKVPVSIKHLESRMKQTGHLELDESLTEEYLKQMLREKIKTVDFDRAKIDVENLLLDRASLKIWSEGFFQEVCNNINVA; from the coding sequence ATGAATGAGGGTTTGAAGGTGATGTTGGGTAAATATAAATGTCAGAGTATAAATGACTACGAAAATGCCTTAAAAGAAATTGTTCAGGAAATAGCATTGCTTGGACTTTGGCGATCGAAGTTTTTTGAAAAATCCGCCTTCTACGGTGGTTCTGCATTAAGAATATTATATGGACTTAATAGATTTTCAGAAGATTTAGATTTCTCGCTTTTAAAAAAGGATGAAGATTTTTCTTTTGGAAATTACTGTGCTGCACTTGAAGAAGAATTGAGAAGCTTTGGCTTTAACACAACAGTTGAAAAGAAAGAGAAGAAGATTGAATCTAATATTGATTCTGCATTTATTAAGGCTGGAACGTTGGAAAATTTGTTAGTTGTTGATGCTGTGAGCTCTTTAAGAGAAAAAATCCATTCAAAGAAAATAATAAAAATTAAGCTAGAAGTTGATAAAAATCCTCCGGGGAACTTCCAGACTGAGGCTAAGTATCTTTTTCAACCAATACCTTTTTCTGTTAACACATATACGCTACCTTGTCTTTTCGCAGGGAAGATGCATGCCTTATTATGTAGGTCGTGGGCTAGTAGGGTAAAGGGACGGGACTGGTATGATTTAGTCTGGTATCTTGGAATGAAAGTGCCTGTTAGTATTAAACATTTGGAAAGTAGAATGAAACAGACAGGTCATCTTGAGCTGGATGAATCTTTGACGGAAGAATACCTAAAACAAATGCTTCGTGAAAAGATTAAGACCGTAGATTTTGATAGGGCCAAAATTGATGTAGAGAATCTATTATTGGATCGAGCTTCTTTGAAAATATGGTCAGAGGGATTTTTTCAAGAAGTTTGTAATAATATTAATGTTGCTTAG
- a CDS encoding EpsI family protein, with protein MNKKLYVFIAVLIIANAVLYMTPFVQCQDGANFNTAFYYNKRDIHNWKMLKDLGPTEVEIKGLPESDISRRVYQDKAGNDVEITMVVSDLKSSLHPPTDCLPAQGWIIEEMKVDNIYLGGETVPVNVIVTHIPTKDKGVQRELIWYWYPIYHNNFSKHYKGVLYNSAYRVMYGKKFKWAMVRLSTHIVTSVDDSMKAMTEFFKDMYPIIKHMKDTEG; from the coding sequence GTGAATAAAAAACTATATGTGTTTATAGCAGTATTAATAATAGCAAATGCAGTACTTTATATGACCCCATTTGTGCAATGTCAGGATGGCGCTAATTTTAATACGGCATTTTACTACAACAAAAGAGATATACATAACTGGAAGATGTTAAAAGATCTCGGACCAACCGAAGTAGAAATAAAAGGATTGCCGGAGAGCGATATATCCAGAAGAGTGTATCAGGATAAGGCGGGAAATGACGTTGAAATAACTATGGTTGTAAGCGATCTAAAAAGTTCGCTTCATCCGCCAACAGATTGTCTTCCAGCTCAGGGGTGGATAATAGAAGAAATGAAAGTCGATAATATTTATTTGGGAGGAGAAACTGTTCCTGTTAATGTTATAGTGACGCATATTCCAACAAAAGATAAGGGTGTGCAGAGAGAGCTGATTTGGTACTGGTATCCGATATATCATAATAATTTCAGCAAGCATTACAAAGGTGTGTTATATAATTCTGCTTACCGTGTTATGTATGGTAAAAAATTTAAATGGGCTATGGTAAGATTATCGACACATATTGTAACAAGTGTAGATGATAGCATGAAGGCAATGACAGAGTTCTTTAAAGATATGTATCCAATAATCAAACATATGAAAGATACAGAAGGGTAA